The proteins below are encoded in one region of Buteo buteo chromosome 22, bButBut1.hap1.1, whole genome shotgun sequence:
- the SLC7A3 gene encoding cationic amino acid transporter 3: protein MFGGKMTSVGKKLIRRRMVDLSSEDTRFARCLSTLDLIALGVGSTLGAGVYVLAGEVAKEMAGPSIVLCFLVAALSSVLAGLCYAEFGARVPKTGSAYLYSYVTVGEIWAFTTGWNLILSYVIGTASVARAWSAAFDNIIGNHISTFFMNKTTLHLPGVLAERPDFFALILIGLLTALLAFGVSESALVNKIFTAVNLVVLGFVIIAGFVKGDIKNWQLSVEDYINHSYLDPLDDISKKAFGSGGFVPFGLEGILTGAATCFYAFVGFDCIATTGEEARNPQRSIPIGIIVSLLICFVAYFGVSAALTLMVPYFLLNKESPLPEAFKAVGWEPARYAVAVGSLCALSTSLLGSMFPMPRVIYAMAEDGLLFKFLSSINNRTKTPLSATITSGLLAAVMAFLLDLKDLVDLMSIGTLLAYSLVAVCVLILRYQSGQLNSPKAMEMLELNGNEEERVIMNPAVTAASAQQKETLSLATLFNPPEDTPTMLSGRIVYVCVSVIATLITVICVVLTLKVTALKDASVGWIVALVLLLMALLIPTIIVWRQPQSNARLNFKVPFLPLLPIFSIFVNILLMVQLSAGTWVRFAIWMAVGFMIYFGYGIRNSVEGKNAEEPCATVEKPLHHPGLDLGPGAAAV from the exons ATGTTTGGAGGAAAAATGACCAGTGTTGGGAAGAAGCTGATCCGCCGGCGCATGGTGGATCTGAGCTCCGAGGACACACGTTTTGCTCGCTGCCTCTCCACACTGGATCTCATAGCCCTTGGGGTGGGCAGCACGCTGGGGGCTGGCGTGTAtgtgctggctggggaggtggCCAAGGAGATGGCTGGTCCCTCCATCGTCCTCTGCTTCCTTGTGGCTGCTCTCTCATCGGTACTGGCTGGACTTTGCTATGCAGAGTTTGGGGCCCGTGTCCCCAAGACCGGCTCTGCCTACCTCTACAGCTATGTCACCGTTGGTGAGATCTGGGCTTTCACAACTGGCTGGAACCTCATCCTCTCCTATGTGATAG GCACAGCCAGCGTGGCTCGAGCCTGGAGCGCAGCATTTGACAACATCATTGGCAACCACATCTCCACCTTCTTCATGAACAAGACCACACTGCACCTGCCAGGGGTGCTGGCTGAGCGCCCAGACTTCTTCGCCCTGATCCTGATTGGGCTGCTCACTG CGCTGCTGGCCTTTGGCGTCAGTGAATCTGCCCTCGTGAACAAAATCTTCACAGCAGTGAACCTGGTGGTGCTGGGCTTTGTCATCATCGCGGGCTTCGTGAAGGGAGACATCAAGAACTGGCAGCTCTCAGTGGAGGACTACATCAACCACTCATACCTGGACCCACTGGATGACATCAG CAAAAAAGCCTTCGGCTCCGGCGGGTTTGTCCCCTTTGGACTGGAAGGGATCCTGACCGGTGCTGCCACCTGTTTCTATGCCTTCGTGGGCTTTGACTGCATTGCCACCACAG GGGAGGAAGCCAGGAACCCACAGCGCTCAATCCCTATTGGCATCATTGTGTCCCTCCTCATCTGCTTCGTGGCTTATTTCGGGGTCTCTGCAGCCCTGACCCTCATGGTGCCTTACTTCCTCCTGAACAAGGAGAGCCCCCTGCCTGAGGCTTTCAAGGCAGTGGGCTGGGAGCCCGCCCGCTACGCTGTTGCTGTCGGCTCGCTCTGTGCCCTCTCCACCAG CTTGCTGGGCTCCATGTTCCCCATGCCCCGTGTGATCTATGCCATGGCAGAGGACGGGCTGCTCTTCAAGTTCCTCTCCAGCATCAACAACCGCACGAAGACCCCTCTGTCAGCAACCATCACCTCAGGGCTCCTTGCGG CGGTGATGGCCTTCCTGCTTGACCTGAAGGACCTGGTGGACCTCATGTCGATCGGCACGCTGCTCGCCTACTCCCTGGTGGCGGTGTGCGTGCTCATCCTCCG GTACCAGTCCGGGCAGCTGAACTCCCCAAAGGCCATGGAGATGCTGGAGCTGAACGGGAATGAGGAGGAGAGGGTGATCATGAACCCAGCTGTCACCGCTGCCAGTGCCCAGCAGAAAGAGACACTGTCCCTGGCAACACTCTTCAACCCGCCTGAGGACACCCCTACCATGCTCTCGGGGCGTATTGTCTATGTCTGTGTCTCGGTCATTG CCACACTGATCACGGTCATCTGCGTGGTCCTCACCCTCAAGGTGACCGCGCTGAAAGATGCCAGTGTGGGCTGGATCGTGGCCCTGGTGCTGCTCCTCATGGCTCTGCTCATTCCCACCATCATCGTTTGGAGGCAGCCACAGAGCAACGCACGGTTGAACTTCAAA GTACCTTTCCTACCACTCCTGCCGATATTCAGCATCTTTGTTAACATCCTGCTGATGGTACAGCTGAGTGCCGGCACTTGGGTGCGGTTTGCCATCTGGATGGCTGTGG GTTTTATGATTTACTTCGGCTACGGGATTCGGAACAGCGTGGAAGGGAAAAATGCGGAAGAACCCTGTGCCACAGTAGAAAAGCCTCTGCACCACCCCGGACTGGACCTCGGccccggggctgctgctgtctgA